A window of the Lactuca sativa cultivar Salinas chromosome 7, Lsat_Salinas_v11, whole genome shotgun sequence genome harbors these coding sequences:
- the LOC111883845 gene encoding uncharacterized protein LOC111883845 translates to MEVMSPLDSIDSLLFSASRALCTPFAVFVQIQGYVICLLLAAGWAGAAYVRNREIRQMKKCMKDGNDFAFLSHDLHDLEHSKQIQLPGVTVVMPLKGFGEHNLHNWRTQLTSLYGGPLEFLFVVDSTEDPAYHAVSRLLLDFKDDVDARIIIAGPSTTCSQKIHNQLVGVEKMHKGSKYVLFLDDDVRLHPGSVGALTAEMEKRPEIFIQTGYPLDLPSGSLGSYCIYEYHMPCSMGFATGGRTFFLWGGCMMMHADDFRTDKHGVVSQLSDGGYSDDMTLAAIASAHKRLITSPPVAVFPHPLASDLTFSRYWNYLRKQTFVLESYTTYINWVMNRALFSVHCYLSWGFVAPYVMAFFHVIAALRFYMKEKVAEESPLNPKGLILVGCLVTCTAIELLSMWNLTRIEVRLCNMLSPEAPPLSLSAYNWCLVFVAMVVDNFLYPISAIRSHFSQSINWSGIRYHLRNGKIHKIERTMEKGKKFSDLAAKRLYARKGAQSKISILGSLSRGLAHWRQPKKYDV, encoded by the exons TATTTGTTCAGATCCAG GGATATGTAATATGCTTACTTTTGGCTGCTGGATGGGCTGGTGCAGCTTATGTAAG AAACAGAGAAATAAGACAGATGAAGAAATGTATGAAAGATGGGAATGACTTTGCATTTCTTAGCCATGATCTTCATGATCTTGAGCACTCAAAACAGATCCAATTGCCAGGTGTCACTGTTGTAATGCCCTTGAAAGGCTTCGGTGAACACAATCTACACAACTGGAGAACACAG TTAACCTCCCTTTATGGTGGCCCTTTGGAGTTCCTTTTTGTTGTGGATAGCACTGAAGATCCAGCTTATCATGCTGTATCTAGATTACTCCTAGACTTTAAG GATGATGTTGATGCCAGAATAATCATAGCTGGTCCATCCACAACATGTAGTCAGAAAATTCATAATCAATTG GTTGGAGTGGAAAAAATGCATAAAGGGAGCAAATATGTGTTGTTTCTAGATGATGATGTCAGGCTGCATCCTGGATCAGTTGGAGCACTCACTGCAGAGATGGAAAAGAGACCTGAG ATATTTATTCAAACTGGTTACCCTCTTGATTTACCTtctggaagtttgggaagttacTGTATCTATGAATATCACATG CCATGTTCAATGGGATTTGCAACTGGTGGAAGGACATTCTTTCTTTGGGGAGGATGCATGATG ATGCATGCAGACGATTTCAGAACTGATAAACATGGTGTTGTCTCACAGCTTAGTGATGGTGGATACTCTGATGACATGACTCTTGCTGCCATAGCTA GTGCTCATAAAAGGCTTATCACATCACCTCCTGTTGCTGTTTTCCCTCATCCACTTGCTAGTGATCTCACTTTTTCaag gtacTGGAATTATTTGAGAAAACAAACATTTGTGTTGGAGTCATACACAACATATATAAATTGGGTAATGAACAGAGCATTATTTTCTGTCCACTGCTACTTATCTTGGGGATTCGTAGCTCCATATGTTATGGCATTCTTTCATGTTATAGCTGCTTTAAGATTTTACATGAAGGAAAAGGTAGCTGAAGAATCTCCTCTCAACCCTAAAG GGTTGATTCTGGTGGGATGCCTAGTGACATGCACAGCAATTGAACTTCTTTCAATGTGGAATTTAACAAGAATAGAAGTCAGACTATGCAACATGTTGTCACCCGAGGCACCTCCTCTTTCACTCAGTGCTTATAATTggtgtttg GTGTTTGTTGCAATGGTGGTGGATAACTTCTTATACCCGATTTCTGCTATCCGTTCACATTTTTCTCAATCTATCAATTGGTCGGGAATCCGATACCATTTGAGAAATGGAAAAATACACAAG ATTGAAAGAACAATGGAAAAAGGCAAGAAGTTTTCAGATTTGGCAGCGAAACGTTTATACGCAAGGAAAGGAGCGCAAAGCAAGATTTCAATTCTTGGTTCTTTATCAAGAGGTCTGGCCCACTGGAGACAACCAAAAAAATACGATgtctaa
- the LOC111883900 gene encoding senescence/dehydration-associated protein At4g35985, chloroplastic, with translation MICCGTKKPRTLSPPRTTPPPMPPQTTTNHLPQPQTAKHETLLSIPNSKVHIMDEGEAVELANGNFTLFQISNDNILLATIIKIGDDLQWPLTKDEPVVKLDPHHYLFTLPVIKGQDPLSYGVTFPKIDNENNLTMLDKFLKEHSCFSTSSVSRKTDIDWKEFAPKIDAYNNVLAKAIAGGTGQIVRGIFMCSNAYTNQLQKGGDMILKEAMEEKHGISRTKTIESNKTNGTKKGDGINKSLRSARKLSKMTESMSKALLNGVGMASGSVMGPAVRSRAGKAFFNSVPGEVVLASLDAINIVMDAAEVAQRQALAATSDAATRAVSERYGEEAGEATGNAIATAGHVAGTAWNVVKIRKAINPASAVKNASKIR, from the exons ATGATTTGTTGTGGAACCAAGAAACCAAGAACACTCTCCCCTCCCCGAACCACACCACCACCAATGCCGCCAcaaaccaccaccaaccacctccCGCAACCACAAACCGCCAAACATGAAACCCTCCTATCAATCCCCAATTCCAAAGTTCATATAATGGACGAAGGTGAAGCCGTTGAGCTTGCAAATGGAAACTTCACACTATTTCAAATATCCAATGACAACATTCTTCTAGCAACCATTATTAAAATTGGTGATGATCTTCAATGGCCTTTAACAAAAGATGAGCCGGTAGTGAAGCTTGATCCTCACCACTACTTGTTCACGTTACCCGTGATCAAAGGTCAGGATCCTTTGAGCTATGGTGTCACTTTTCCAAAGATTGATAATGAGAATAATTTAACAATGTTGGATAAGTTTTTGAAAGAACATTCATGTTTTTCAACTTCTTCGGTGTCAAGAAAGACAGATATCGATTGGAAGGAGTTTGCTCCTAAAATCGATGCTTATAATAATGTTCTTGCTAAGGCGATTGCGGGAGGAACCGGTCAAATTGTTAGAGGGATTTTTATGTGTAGCAATGCTTATACCAACCAG TTGCAAAAAGGAGGAGATATGATCTTAAAAGAGGCAATGGAGGAAAAGCATGGCATCTCAAGAACTAAAACTATCGAAAGCAACAAAACCAATGGTACAAAAAAGGGGGATGGGATCAACAAAAGCTTAAGAAG CGCAAGAAAACTCTCAAAGATGACTGAAAGCATGAGTAAAGCTTTGTTAAATGGAGTTGGAATGGCATCGGGTTCGGTCATGGGTCCTGCAGTTCGGTCTCGAGCTGGAAAGGCCTTTTTTAATTCGGTTCCAGGGGAAGTCGTGCTTGCCTCTCTTGATGCTATTA ATATAGTGATGGATGCAGCTGAAGTTGCTCAAAGACAAGCCTTAGCTGCCACATCTGATGCTGCAACTCGGGCAGTCAGCGAAAG GTATGGCGAAGAGGCAGGAGAAGCAACTGGAAATGCGATTGCAACTGCAGGACATGTTGCTGGCACTGCTTGGAATGTTGTCAAGATTAGAAAGGCTATCAATCCTGCATCTGCTGTCAAGAATGCTTCTAAAATTCGATAA
- the LOC111883874 gene encoding uncharacterized protein C3F10.06c isoform X1, protein MAEETASMSIYRASRTIKRRQSSLYNSLRSIHEDSIFVSEIAQLWPELPLVANLRCGLWYAKKFHSNCYFKSTDGHTNNLSFNTSRLNLHVAILAGQKGGCMIVDSTRKGKRFPDSMSKTIPIWTCVLNRAIQNYRDKINKPIDELSSSSSQWDSSLHLPLWVPDTEKARIESNINKWVNQLEESGADISSFSSLLKKPLRPLWISQKTVIWLNEVPDYNSWDFTPIILISSSASSDIYRQKTSSEFSWNYIAGAGDDEESWARGLTPLLFWNNVYDLINSGPDLCNQKVADFVEKDRVYRAQRGHNAPQVSIKPTKMEIKSSSHFQDRSLEIIMENDDTGHLIYWLGFTNLAVCATGYDFKAFDADCVLNCDQNKDLCTLEDSEAHLHLPIMNSKFDRFSLQRNLPSALHFAKLHLKKGKRLAVCCNNGEDISVCVCLAILISLFNVEGVYDDGKSFKETQITKFDMRQRLIFLCKYAVNARPSRGNLKQVFNFLAGATY, encoded by the exons ATGGCGGAGGAGACGGCGTCAATGAGTATCTACCGAGCTTCGAGGACGATTAAGCGAAGACAGAGCTCTTTATACAATTCCCTACGGTCGATTCACGAGGACTCGATCTTCGTCTCCGAGATAGCTCAGCTATGGCCTGAGCTACCACTTGTAGCGAACCTGCGTTGCGGACTCTGGTACGCCAAGAAATTCCATTCCAATTGTTACTTCAAATCAACAGATGGCCATACGAACAACTTGTCGTTCAATACCTCTCGCCTCAATCTCCATGTCGCAATTCTCGCAG GACAGAAGGGAGGCTGTATGATAGTTGATTCTACTCGTAAAGGCAAGAGATTTCCAGACAGCATGTCAAAAACAATACCAATTTGGACTTGTGTGTTGAATCGTGCAATTCAGAACTACAGAGACAAAATCAATAAACCAATCGATGAA TTGAGCTCTTCTTCTTCTCAATGGGATTCATCTCTACATCTTCCTCTATGGGTACCCGATACAGAGAAAGCAAGGATAGAATCTAACATAAACAAATGGGTTAACCAATTGGAAGAAAGTGGAGCTGatatttcttctttctcatctttaCTAAAAAAACCTCTTAGACCTCTTTGGATCTCACAAAAAACAGTTATATGGTTAAACGAAGTTCCTGATTACAATTCCTGGGATTTCACACCAATAATTCTCATTTCTTCATCTGCTTCAAGTGATATATATCGACAAAAAACAAGCTCTGAGTTTAGCTGGAATTACATAGCAGGAGCTGGAGATGATGAAGAGAGTTGGGCAAGAGGGTTAACACCATTATTATTTTGGAATAATgtttatgatttaattaattcAGGACCTGATTTGTGTAACCAAAAAGTGGCTGATTTTGTTGAAAAAGATAGGGTTTATCGCGCTCAAAGGGGTCATAATGCTCCTCAGGTCTCCATTAAACCTACAAAAATGGAGATCAAAagttcatctcattttcaagatcGATCTTTAGAAATCATCATGGAGAATGATGACACTGGACATTTGATATACTGGTTGGGTTTTACGAATCTTGCAGTGTGTGCAACTGGAtatg ATTTTAAGGCATTTGATGCGGATTGTGTATTGAATTGTGATCAAAATAAGGATCTTTGTACACTTGAGGATTCTGAAGCCCATTTGCATCTGCCTATTATG AATTCAAAATTTGATAGATTTTCTCTTCAAAGAAATCTACCTTCCGCATTACATTTCGCCAAGCTTCACCTCAAAAAAGGAAAAAGGCTTGCAGTCTGCTGTAACAACG GGGAAGATATAAGTGTTTGTGTGTGCTTGGCTATACTGATTTCATTATTCAATGTTGAAG GTGTTTATGATGACGGGAAATCGTTTAAGGAGACACAAATAACAAAGTTTGATATGAGACAACGATTGATATTTTTGTGTAAATATGCGGTAAATGCTAGACCATCAAGAGGCAACTTAAAGCAAGTATTTAATTTTCTTGCTGGTGCAACGTATTGA
- the LOC111883874 gene encoding uncharacterized protein C3F10.06c isoform X2, giving the protein MAIRTTCRSIPLASISMSQFSQKGGCMIVDSTRKGKRFPDSMSKTIPIWTCVLNRAIQNYRDKINKPIDELSSSSSQWDSSLHLPLWVPDTEKARIESNINKWVNQLEESGADISSFSSLLKKPLRPLWISQKTVIWLNEVPDYNSWDFTPIILISSSASSDIYRQKTSSEFSWNYIAGAGDDEESWARGLTPLLFWNNVYDLINSGPDLCNQKVADFVEKDRVYRAQRGHNAPQVSIKPTKMEIKSSSHFQDRSLEIIMENDDTGHLIYWLGFTNLAVCATGYDFKAFDADCVLNCDQNKDLCTLEDSEAHLHLPIMNSKFDRFSLQRNLPSALHFAKLHLKKGKRLAVCCNNGEDISVCVCLAILISLFNVEGVYDDGKSFKETQITKFDMRQRLIFLCKYAVNARPSRGNLKQVFNFLAGATY; this is encoded by the exons ATGGCCATACGAACAACTTGTCGTTCAATACCTCTCGCCTCAATCTCCATGTCGCAATTCTCGCAG AAGGGAGGCTGTATGATAGTTGATTCTACTCGTAAAGGCAAGAGATTTCCAGACAGCATGTCAAAAACAATACCAATTTGGACTTGTGTGTTGAATCGTGCAATTCAGAACTACAGAGACAAAATCAATAAACCAATCGATGAA TTGAGCTCTTCTTCTTCTCAATGGGATTCATCTCTACATCTTCCTCTATGGGTACCCGATACAGAGAAAGCAAGGATAGAATCTAACATAAACAAATGGGTTAACCAATTGGAAGAAAGTGGAGCTGatatttcttctttctcatctttaCTAAAAAAACCTCTTAGACCTCTTTGGATCTCACAAAAAACAGTTATATGGTTAAACGAAGTTCCTGATTACAATTCCTGGGATTTCACACCAATAATTCTCATTTCTTCATCTGCTTCAAGTGATATATATCGACAAAAAACAAGCTCTGAGTTTAGCTGGAATTACATAGCAGGAGCTGGAGATGATGAAGAGAGTTGGGCAAGAGGGTTAACACCATTATTATTTTGGAATAATgtttatgatttaattaattcAGGACCTGATTTGTGTAACCAAAAAGTGGCTGATTTTGTTGAAAAAGATAGGGTTTATCGCGCTCAAAGGGGTCATAATGCTCCTCAGGTCTCCATTAAACCTACAAAAATGGAGATCAAAagttcatctcattttcaagatcGATCTTTAGAAATCATCATGGAGAATGATGACACTGGACATTTGATATACTGGTTGGGTTTTACGAATCTTGCAGTGTGTGCAACTGGAtatg ATTTTAAGGCATTTGATGCGGATTGTGTATTGAATTGTGATCAAAATAAGGATCTTTGTACACTTGAGGATTCTGAAGCCCATTTGCATCTGCCTATTATG AATTCAAAATTTGATAGATTTTCTCTTCAAAGAAATCTACCTTCCGCATTACATTTCGCCAAGCTTCACCTCAAAAAAGGAAAAAGGCTTGCAGTCTGCTGTAACAACG GGGAAGATATAAGTGTTTGTGTGTGCTTGGCTATACTGATTTCATTATTCAATGTTGAAG GTGTTTATGATGACGGGAAATCGTTTAAGGAGACACAAATAACAAAGTTTGATATGAGACAACGATTGATATTTTTGTGTAAATATGCGGTAAATGCTAGACCATCAAGAGGCAACTTAAAGCAAGTATTTAATTTTCTTGCTGGTGCAACGTATTGA
- the LOC111883874 gene encoding uncharacterized protein C3F10.06c isoform X3, with product MIVDSTRKGKRFPDSMSKTIPIWTCVLNRAIQNYRDKINKPIDELSSSSSQWDSSLHLPLWVPDTEKARIESNINKWVNQLEESGADISSFSSLLKKPLRPLWISQKTVIWLNEVPDYNSWDFTPIILISSSASSDIYRQKTSSEFSWNYIAGAGDDEESWARGLTPLLFWNNVYDLINSGPDLCNQKVADFVEKDRVYRAQRGHNAPQVSIKPTKMEIKSSSHFQDRSLEIIMENDDTGHLIYWLGFTNLAVCATGYDFKAFDADCVLNCDQNKDLCTLEDSEAHLHLPIMNSKFDRFSLQRNLPSALHFAKLHLKKGKRLAVCCNNGEDISVCVCLAILISLFNVEGVYDDGKSFKETQITKFDMRQRLIFLCKYAVNARPSRGNLKQVFNFLAGATY from the exons ATGATAGTTGATTCTACTCGTAAAGGCAAGAGATTTCCAGACAGCATGTCAAAAACAATACCAATTTGGACTTGTGTGTTGAATCGTGCAATTCAGAACTACAGAGACAAAATCAATAAACCAATCGATGAA TTGAGCTCTTCTTCTTCTCAATGGGATTCATCTCTACATCTTCCTCTATGGGTACCCGATACAGAGAAAGCAAGGATAGAATCTAACATAAACAAATGGGTTAACCAATTGGAAGAAAGTGGAGCTGatatttcttctttctcatctttaCTAAAAAAACCTCTTAGACCTCTTTGGATCTCACAAAAAACAGTTATATGGTTAAACGAAGTTCCTGATTACAATTCCTGGGATTTCACACCAATAATTCTCATTTCTTCATCTGCTTCAAGTGATATATATCGACAAAAAACAAGCTCTGAGTTTAGCTGGAATTACATAGCAGGAGCTGGAGATGATGAAGAGAGTTGGGCAAGAGGGTTAACACCATTATTATTTTGGAATAATgtttatgatttaattaattcAGGACCTGATTTGTGTAACCAAAAAGTGGCTGATTTTGTTGAAAAAGATAGGGTTTATCGCGCTCAAAGGGGTCATAATGCTCCTCAGGTCTCCATTAAACCTACAAAAATGGAGATCAAAagttcatctcattttcaagatcGATCTTTAGAAATCATCATGGAGAATGATGACACTGGACATTTGATATACTGGTTGGGTTTTACGAATCTTGCAGTGTGTGCAACTGGAtatg ATTTTAAGGCATTTGATGCGGATTGTGTATTGAATTGTGATCAAAATAAGGATCTTTGTACACTTGAGGATTCTGAAGCCCATTTGCATCTGCCTATTATG AATTCAAAATTTGATAGATTTTCTCTTCAAAGAAATCTACCTTCCGCATTACATTTCGCCAAGCTTCACCTCAAAAAAGGAAAAAGGCTTGCAGTCTGCTGTAACAACG GGGAAGATATAAGTGTTTGTGTGTGCTTGGCTATACTGATTTCATTATTCAATGTTGAAG GTGTTTATGATGACGGGAAATCGTTTAAGGAGACACAAATAACAAAGTTTGATATGAGACAACGATTGATATTTTTGTGTAAATATGCGGTAAATGCTAGACCATCAAGAGGCAACTTAAAGCAAGTATTTAATTTTCTTGCTGGTGCAACGTATTGA